The Hymenobacter sp. DG25A nucleotide sequence CCCATTGGAGGTCGTCAATGATGAAGACATTTCGGACAAGACACTGCCGAACAGCAAGTCACAAGCAGCCAGCTTGCAACCTGGCGCAGAAAGACGAATTCTATTCCGACTTTTTGCCAAATCCCGAATCGGAAATGCTTCCGTTACGATGAGCTTTAAATCGGGGAACGAAACCTTCACCGAAACCATCGAACTACCCATACGGCCCGCCTCCCCACTGCAGAAGCGCACCGGCGCGGGTGTGGTAGCAGGTGGTGCCAGTCAGCAGTTGAATCTAAAAACTGATTTCCTGCCTTCTTCCCTGCGGAGTCAGCTGGTGGTGAGCCGCTCCCCGATGACGGAGTTTGCCCGGGATTTGCGCTACCTACTGCAATACCCCTACGGCTGCCTGGAGCAAATCGTATCGGCGGCATTTCCGCAGCTGTATTACGGTGATTTGGCCGCCACGCTGGGGCAGAAAACCGGTACTTCGAAGGCGGGTATGTTCAATCCAAACTACCACGTGCAGGAAGCCATCCGTAAGGTAGAAGCCCAGCAGATGTACAACGGCAGCCTCAGCTACTGGCCCGGCGGCGACTTCGACAACTGGTGGTCCACGGCCTACGCCGCTCACTTCCTGCTGGAAGCCAAGCAAGCCGGCTTTGCCGTGAATGAGCCGGTACTGGACCGGGTGCTGCGCTACCTGCAGGCCCGCGTGCGCAAACGGGAAATGGAAACCTACAACGTCATCCTCACCAGCGGCCAGATTCAGCCCCTGGCCCAGGCCAAGCGCGAAACCGCTTACTCGCTCTACGTGCTGGCCCTGGCCGGCCGCCCCGATGCCACCGGCCTGAACTACTACAAAGCCAACCGCCAGCTGCTCACTTCCGATGCGCGCTACCTGCTGGCCGCTGCGTTTGCCCTAAGCGGCAACCAGCGCGGCTACCAAAGCACGGTGCCCAGTCGCTACAACGCTGCTCCCACCGCCGCCGCCCGCGAGCTGGGCAACTCCTTCTCCTCCCCCATCCGCGACCAGGCCCTGGTGCTCAACGCCCTGCTGGCCGCCGACCCTGGCAACCCACAAATCCCCGGCCTGGCCCGCGAGTTAAGCCGGCAGGTAAAGCGGGCCAGCTGGCTCAACACCCAGGAGCGCGCCTTCTCCCTCTTGGCTCTAGGCAAGCAGGCCAGGAAAAACGCCGGCAGCACCGTAACCGCCAGCCTGCTGGCCGACGGCAAAGCCATTGGCAATTTCTCCGGCAAAGACCTCACCGTAACCAACGTGGCCAACCGGCAGCTGGCCCTCCGCACCCAGGGTCAGGGCAGCCTGTACTACTTCTGGGAAACCGAAGGCATCAGCCCCAGCGGGCAGGTGCGCGAGGAAGACGCCTACCTGCAGGTGCGCCGCACCTTTCTCACCCGCACCGGTCAGCCCGTAGGCGCGCCCACCTTTCGTCAGAACGATTTGGTGGTAGTCAAAATCACCCTACAGGCCCCCGGCGCGGCCGGCGAAATCAAGAACGTGGCCATCACCGACCTGCTGCCCGCGGGCCTGGAAATCGAAAACCCACGCATCGGGGCCGTGCGCGAGCTGGCCTGGGCCACCGATGCCGCCCAGCCCGACTACCTAGACGTGCGCGACGACCGGATTAACCTGTTCACCACCGCCACCGCCCAACCCAAATCCTTCTACTACCTCTGCCGCGCGGTATCCAAAGGCACCTTCAAGCTAGGCCCTGTGAGTGCCGATGCTATGTACAATGCCGAGTACCACAGCTATAGCGGGGCGGGCGTGGTGCGGGTGCGGTAGCGTTTGTTTAGTACTGTATTCCAGGCTTATGAATTGGGTAAACACCTTTATCTATTCCGGCACCCTGCTTCTGCTTGGCCTGATCTGTCTGGCTTCTTTTTTAATCATTCGCCGCTTATTTCAGCGCTACTGGACCCAACAAAAGCATCCTAACCTTCTGGCTGTTCTCACCACTTTTTTGGCGGTGCCTTTGCTCTGTGCAGTGGGTTTATACTTAGCCCTTCGCACCTACTTGTATTATCCGCAACGGGACTTTACCACCAGCGGCTGGACAAGCAATGCCACAAAGCGCTATGAGATGGTGAAGGACTTGCAGACGACACACCCGATTATCGGCCTAACCGAATCCCAAGTAGCCGCCTTGCTCGGCCAGCCTGATCTTAAGGAGGGAAAATATTGGGCATATTATATAGGCATAACACCAAAACTTGGTTCTATTGACGGGGATGCTCTGGCCCTGGAGTTTCAGAATGCAATAGTGGTGCGCTACCTAGTGCGCCAGGACTAAGTGCATGCCTGGAAATGGTCATGCTGAGCTTGTCGAAGCATCTCGCTAGTGTGGTAAATAGTTACTACCACAACAGCAGCACGCGAGATGCTTCGACTGCACTCAGCATGACGGAAGGGAGTTTTACCAAAACCCAAAATCACTCTTAGCAATAGAACAACTAACTATTTCCCCGTTGTTATCCTGAGCTGTGCGAAGGACCTTCCTCTCTGCTAGCACAAAAGTGCTTTTAAAGCACAAAGCCCTTTCCACGCAAACGGAAAAGGGCTTTGTGCATTTATTTTAGCTCATCACAAAGACGAGGAAGGTCCTTCGCACAGCTCAGGATGACAGAGAGAATTTATTCTACCAACTTACTTCCCTGTTTAAACCGCGCCACCTTGGCCTGAATTTCTTCCAGCCCAAGGTTGTGTACACTGCCTAAATGCGTGGTATGAAACTCGCGGTGCGGCACGTAGCTGCCATCTTCCACGGCCTGCCCTACCTGCTTGTAGGCGGTGCGGAACGGTGTGCCAGTTTGGATAAGCTGGTTAATATTTTCGACGGAGAATACTGCGTCATATTTCGCCTGGTTCAGCAAGTCGGGCTTGATTTTTAGCTGCGGCAGGGCGAACAGCACGATGTCCAGAATATCCAGAAACTGCGTCATCGGCTCGAAGAGGATTTCCTTCAGAATCTGGAAGTCCCGGTGGTAGCCGCTGGGCAGGTTGCTGGTGGCCAGCATAAGCGTGTTGGGCAGCGCCTGCAGCGCGTTGCAGCGGGCCCGAATCAGCTCAAACACATCGGGGTTTTTCTTGTGGGGCATGATGCTGGAACCGGTGGTAAACTCCTTGGGCAGTTCCACGAAGGCCAGGTCCTGGGAGTTGTACAGCACCAGGTCGTAGGCCATTTTGGCGAGGGTGGCGGCCATGCCAGCCACGGCAAACGCCACGGTTTTTTCCGTTTTGCCACGCAGCATTTGCGCGCCCACGCTGCTCACAGCCAGGTTACCAAAACCCAGCTCCTGGGTAGTTTGCAACCGGTCTATCGGGAAGGAGCTGCCAAAGCCGGCGCCGGAGCCCAGAGGGTTTTGGTCGGCTACGGTGTGAGCGGCTTCGAACAGGGCCAGGTCCAGCAGCAGGTGCTCGGCGTAGGCGGAAAACCACAGGCCGAAAGAGCTGGGCATGGCGGCCTGAAAATGGGTGTAGCCGGGCATCAGGTCGGTGCGGTGTTGCTCGGCTTTGCGCAGCAGCACCTCTACTAGCTCCAGCGTGCGGGCGGCGGCGCGCTCGGTGTAATCTTTCAGGAAGAGCTGAATGGCCGTCAGCACCTGGTCGTTGCGGGAGCGGGCGGTGTGGATTTTCTTGCCTGCGTCGCCGAATTTCTCCGTCAGGTAATACTCGATTTTGGAGTGCACGTCCTCAAAGCTTTCTTCGATGGTGAACGTGCCGGCTTCCAGCTGCGCGGCCAGCTCCGTGAGGCCCTGTTGTAGCTGCTGGTTTTCGGCTTCGGAAAGCAAGCCGGCCTTGGCCAGCATGTTCGCCTGGGCTTTGGAAGCCTGCACATCGAAGCGCGCGAGGTACATATCCAGCTCCCGGTCGCGGCCCACGGTGAACTGCTCTATTTTCTTATCAACGGCAATGCCTTTGTCCCAGATTTTCATGCTTGGTTATTCGTTACAGCGCAACTGGCCGTGGTTTTATTATGAAAGAACGTCATGTCGAGCTTGTCGAGACATCTCGCGTGCTGACGTTGTGTTGGTATTCCCAGAAGAAGCGGTAGAGATGCTTCGACAAGCTCAGCATGACAGTTACTGTGGCAATGACCCCACGCGAGATATCTCGACAAGCTCGACATGACGGTTAAGATTGGCTCTGGCTACAATTCCAGTCCCGTCAGCAGGTCTACGTAGCCTTGGATTCCCTGGCGGATTTCGCTGAGCAGAATGTACTCATCCGGCGTGTGCGAGCGGGCGGAGTCGCCGGGGCCGATTTTGACGGTGGTGAATGGCATCATTGATTGATCCGACAGCGTAACGGAGCCGAACGTGCGGCGGCCCAGCGCCATGCCGCGCTGTACCAGCGGGTGCTCCGGCGCAATGCGCGAGGAGTTCAAATGCGTGGAGCGCGGCGTCACCTCCGAACTGACGTGCTGGCGCACCAGCTCCACCACTTCCGGGTTAGAATACAGCTCGTTGGTGCGCACGTCTACCACAAAGGTGCAGCGGTCAGGCACCACGTTGTGCTGGGAGCCCGCCTGAATTTGCGTAACGGTCATTTTCACCGGGCCCAGCAACTCCGATACCTTCGGGAAGCGAAAATCCTTCAGCCACTGAATATCAGCCACGGCTTTGTAGAGGGCATTTTCACCTTCCTCGCGGGCGGCGTGGCCGGTGCGGCCGTGGGCCACGCAATCCAGCACCACCAGGCCTTTTTCGGCAATGGCGAGGTCCATTTGGGTAGGCTCGCCTACAATGCCCAGGGCAATTTCCCCCAGCTCCGGCAGCACGCTGCGGATGCCTCCCGCCCCGGAAATTTCCTCCTCGGCCGTAATGGCGCAAATCAGGTTGTAGGGCAGGTTTTCCTGCTCATAGAAATGCAGGAACGTAGCCAGCAAGCTTACCGCTGAGGCGCCGGCATCGTTGCTGCCGAGGCCCGTGAGCCGGTCCTCTTCCACCACCGCGCCGAATGGGTCGTATGTCCAGGTGGCGCCGGGCTTCACGGTATCGTGGTGGGAGTTGAGCAGGATGGTGGGCTTGGCGGGGTTGAAATGGCGGTTGCGGGCCCACACGTTGTGGCCTTTGCGCTGGGGCTGCGCTCCATGGCGCGTCAGAAATGCCACCAGCAAATCGGCCGTTTTCGCTTCTTCCCGGGAGAAGGAAGGTGTCTGAATCAGCTGAATCAGCAGCTGAATGGCCTCTTCGGCCAGCGAGGGGCTTACTGCTGACATAGGATGGTTTTGACCGGCTCGTTGATCTTCAGTGCATTTTCAATAACCACACGCTCCACACCGGCGGCCAGGGCGGCAAAGGCATTATCGAGCTTGGGCACCATGCCGGCCGCAATAACGCCTTCGGCTTTCAGCTGCTGATACTGCTCCGCTGTGATGCGCGGAATAACAGATTGCTCGTCGTTGATATCAGCCAGCACGCCGTCTTTCTCGAAGCAGAAGTGCAGCTCCACTTCGTACAAATCGGCCAGGGCGCGGGCCAGGGTGCTGGCAATGGTATCGGCGTTGGTATTCAGCAATTGGCCCTGGCCATCGTGCGTAATGGCGCAGAATACGGGTGTGAGGCCGGCGCGCAGCAGCTGATTTACCAGCCCGGTGTTGATGCTGTCCAGGGGCAAATCCCCCACAAAACCGTAGTCGATTTCCTGTACCGGGCGCCTGGTGGCCCGGATGGCGTTGCCATCGGCCCCGGATAGGCCCAGCGCATCTACCCCGTAACTCTGGAGCAGGGCCACTATCTGCTTGTTGGTTTTGCCGGCATAGAACATGGTAACGATATCCAGCGTGGCGGCATCGGTAATGCGGCGGCCCTGCACCATCTTCGGCGCAATGCCCAGATCGGTGAGCATCTGGCTGGCTCCTTTGCCCCCGCCGTGCACCAAAATCTTTTGTTCGGGCACCTGGGCCAGCTCGGCCAGGAAAAGCCGTAGCTGCTGCTCATCATCGATGATACCGCCACCAATCTTGAATATTTTCAGGATGTTACTCATTATCGAGGTGAAAGAAAAATGGCGCGCACGGCACCAAAACGCCCAAATTTCTATTTAAAACGAGAACCAGCGGCAGTATGATATTTTACTGGCCGCTCATTTTTTTTGGACTGATCCAGCAAAGTTTCCGAAAAAAAACGTCTAGTTTTGCAACGATTTCAGGGTCTAACGCATTTTAGACGCAGAAACCCATCCACCGCCCTGCGGTACTGGTCCTTGTCATGATTCGTCTCTCTTCTATTGCCCTTACGCGTCGTACTGCCCTACTGGTGCGAATAATGCCAGCTTAACCGCTGGCTTGCAATACCTCGTCCTGCGTTCCTCAGCGAACTGCGAACCGACGAAGCCCGCTCGCGTAAGAGCGGAGGAACCTAAAGAGAAATCCACGACAACTGACTGACACGAGTGTAGGCCGAAGAGTTTATTTCCAACGCGGGTGAAAGTATGTCCCCGCCTGGCGCGACGCTAACGCGCGTCTTCGCTCCGCTATCCTCCTTTTTTTCTGGCACGTTCCCCGGTTACTGCTCCTTCCCGGAAGTGGTTGCGGCAACTCCGTCTGCGGACGGTTTGCCTCCGTGCATCTGCTATTTCCCTCCGATATTCTGCCGTTTCCGCTCCGGATAGGCCCCATCGTCACTTTTCCCATGATTCTACGAGTTGCGAATGCTGCCGACGCGCAGTATGTGGAAACGCTTTGTCAATGGTACGAGCAGTCGGCCAAGCAACGGGGCGTGGGCATCGCCAAGCGCGACCCCAACTATCTGATTAAGAAGATGGAGCGCGGCGACGCCATCATTGCCTTTCTGGATGACCAGCTGGCTGGCTTCTGCTACATCGAAACCTTTGAGGACAACAAATTTGTCGTCAACTCGGGTCTGATTGTGAACACCGAGTTGCGCAAGGAAGGCCTGGGCCGCGCCATCAAGCACCGTGTGTTTGAGTTGTCGCGCACCAAGTATCCGCAGGCCAAAATCTTCGGCATTACCACCAGCGGACCGGTGATGAAGATCAACAGCGAGCTGGGCTACCGCCCGGTTACATTCCAGGACCTTACCCAGAGCGACGACTTCTGGAAAGGCTGCGGTAGCTGCAAAAACTACCAGATTCTGCAGGACAACAACCGCAAAATGTGCCTGTGCACCGGCATGGTCTACGATAACCTCAACGACCAATTTGCCCAGCAGCCCCAGGAAACCATCAACTTCATCGAAGAACCTCAACAGCACTAATGAAAAAGGTAGTTCTCGCCTACAGCGGCGGTTTGGATACGTCTTTCTGCGTTGTGTACCTCACCCGCGAGCTGGGTCTGGAGGTGCACACGGTTATCGTCAACTCCGGCGGCTTTTCCGAGGAAGAGCTGGCTGCCATCGAGAAGCGGGCCTACGAGCTGGGCTCCACGAAGCACGAGGTAATTGACGTGACCCAGCGTTTCTACCACGACTGCCTGCGCTACCTTATTTTTGGCAATGTGCTGAAGAACGACACCTACCCGCTGAGCGTCAGCGCGGAGCGGATGTTCCAGTCGCTGGCTTTGGCCGAGTACGCCCGGGAGCACAAGGCCGACTACATTGCCCACGGCAGCACCGGCGCCGGCAACGACCAAGTGCGCTTCGACGTGGCTTTCTCGGTGATTTCGCCCAACACGGAAATCATCACCCCCATCCGCGACCTGAAACTCTCGCGCCAAGCGGAAATTGACTTCCTCAACAAACACGGCTTCGAGATGAGCTGGGAAAAGGCCAAATACTCCATTAACAAGGGTATCTGGGGCACCAGCGTGGGCGGCGTCGAAACGCTGACCTCGCATCAGGCTTTGCCCGAGTCGGCCTACCCCACCCAACTCAGCGAAACCGAGCCTACGAACATTGAAGTAACCTTTGAGAAAGGCGAGCCAGTAGCGCTGAATGGCAAGGCTATGAACCCAGTGGAGCTGATTCAGGCGCTGAATGAGCTGGCCGGCGCCTACGCCATTGGCCGCGACACGCACGTAGGCGACACCATTCTGGGCATCAAAGGCCGCGTGGGCTTCGAAGCCCCTGCGCCGCTAATCCTGCTTAAAGCCCACCACCTGCTGGAAAAGCACACGTCCTCGCGCTGGCAGCTGCTGCACAAGGACTACGTGGCCAACTGGTACGGCACGCTGCTGCACGAGGCCCAGTACCTCGACCCGGTGATGCGCGACTTCGAGGCTTTCCTCACCTCGTCGCAGGAGCGGGTATCGGGCAAGGTGTTCGTGACGCTGAAACCGTACCAGTTCGAGCTGCAGGGCATCGAGTCGAAATATGACATGATGCGTTCCAAAGTGGCTACCTACGGCGAAGAAAACGACGCCTGGGACGGCCGCGACGCCAAAGGCTTCATCAAAATCTTCAGCAATCAGCTGCGGATTCACTCCTCCTTCAACGATGAAAATTAAGGTTGGCATCGTGGGCGGCGCCGGCTACACCGCCGGGGAGCTGATCCGTATTCTGCTGCACCACGAGTTTGTGGAGTTGGGCGGCATTGTGAGCTCCTCTAACGCCGGCAACCCCGTGTACCAGGTACACGACGACTTGGTGGGCGAAACCGACCTGGTATTTGCCTCGGAGCTAGTGGGTGATGAGGACGTGGTTTTTCTGTGCCTGGGCCACGGTAACTCCAAAGCGTGGCTGGAAAAGCACGAGCTGCCGGAAACCACGCACATCATCGACCTGAGCAACGACTTCCGCCTGGAAGCCGACGCCGAGTTTCATGGCCGCGAGTTTGTGTACGGGCTGCCGGAGCTGAATAAAAGCCGCATTCAGCAGGCCCAGAGCATTGCCAACCCCGGCTGTTTTGCCACGGCCATACAGTTGGCCTTGCTGCCGCTGGCTCAGGCCGGCAAGCTGACGGATGATGTGCATGTGTCGGCCATTACGGGCTCCACGGGTGCGGGCCAGAGCTTGTCGGAGACGGTGCACTTCTCGTGGCGCACGAATAACGTGTCCATCTACAAGCCTTTCACGCACCAGCATCTCGGCGAAATTGGGGAAAGCCTGGCACAGCTGCAGACGCCGCTGGAGCTGGACATCCACTTCATTCCCTACCGCGGCAACTTCTCGCGCGGCATTTTCGCCAGCGTTTATACACCGTCGGACCTGACGCAGGAGGAGGCGCGGGCGCTGTACCAGAAGTTCTACGCCGATGCGCCGTTCACAACGGTTTCGGACAAGGAAATTCATTTGAAGCAGGTAGTAAATACTAACAAATGCCTGCTGCACGTGCAGAAATTCGGCAAGCAGCTGCTTATCACCTCGGTTATTGACAATCTGGTGAAAGGCGCTTCCGGCCAGGCAATCCAGAATATGAACCTGCTCTTCGGCCTGCCCGAAACGACGGGCTTGAATTTGAAAGCAGGACTGTTCTAACCCACTAGAACGTCATTCCGAGCGCAGCCGAGGAATCTCGCGTGCTGACGTCCGGATTACT carries:
- a CDS encoding GNAT family N-acetyltransferase, with amino-acid sequence MILRVANAADAQYVETLCQWYEQSAKQRGVGIAKRDPNYLIKKMERGDAIIAFLDDQLAGFCYIETFEDNKFVVNSGLIVNTELRKEGLGRAIKHRVFELSRTKYPQAKIFGITTSGPVMKINSELGYRPVTFQDLTQSDDFWKGCGSCKNYQILQDNNRKMCLCTGMVYDNLNDQFAQQPQETINFIEEPQQH
- the argG gene encoding argininosuccinate synthase, which codes for MKKVVLAYSGGLDTSFCVVYLTRELGLEVHTVIVNSGGFSEEELAAIEKRAYELGSTKHEVIDVTQRFYHDCLRYLIFGNVLKNDTYPLSVSAERMFQSLALAEYAREHKADYIAHGSTGAGNDQVRFDVAFSVISPNTEIITPIRDLKLSRQAEIDFLNKHGFEMSWEKAKYSINKGIWGTSVGGVETLTSHQALPESAYPTQLSETEPTNIEVTFEKGEPVALNGKAMNPVELIQALNELAGAYAIGRDTHVGDTILGIKGRVGFEAPAPLILLKAHHLLEKHTSSRWQLLHKDYVANWYGTLLHEAQYLDPVMRDFEAFLTSSQERVSGKVFVTLKPYQFELQGIESKYDMMRSKVATYGEENDAWDGRDAKGFIKIFSNQLRIHSSFNDEN
- the argH gene encoding argininosuccinate lyase; amino-acid sequence: MKIWDKGIAVDKKIEQFTVGRDRELDMYLARFDVQASKAQANMLAKAGLLSEAENQQLQQGLTELAAQLEAGTFTIEESFEDVHSKIEYYLTEKFGDAGKKIHTARSRNDQVLTAIQLFLKDYTERAAARTLELVEVLLRKAEQHRTDLMPGYTHFQAAMPSSFGLWFSAYAEHLLLDLALFEAAHTVADQNPLGSGAGFGSSFPIDRLQTTQELGFGNLAVSSVGAQMLRGKTEKTVAFAVAGMAATLAKMAYDLVLYNSQDLAFVELPKEFTTGSSIMPHKKNPDVFELIRARCNALQALPNTLMLATSNLPSGYHRDFQILKEILFEPMTQFLDILDIVLFALPQLKIKPDLLNQAKYDAVFSVENINQLIQTGTPFRTAYKQVGQAVEDGSYVPHREFHTTHLGSVHNLGLEEIQAKVARFKQGSKLVE
- a CDS encoding M20 family metallo-hydrolase, whose protein sequence is MSAVSPSLAEEAIQLLIQLIQTPSFSREEAKTADLLVAFLTRHGAQPQRKGHNVWARNRHFNPAKPTILLNSHHDTVKPGATWTYDPFGAVVEEDRLTGLGSNDAGASAVSLLATFLHFYEQENLPYNLICAITAEEEISGAGGIRSVLPELGEIALGIVGEPTQMDLAIAEKGLVVLDCVAHGRTGHAAREEGENALYKAVADIQWLKDFRFPKVSELLGPVKMTVTQIQAGSQHNVVPDRCTFVVDVRTNELYSNPEVVELVRQHVSSEVTPRSTHLNSSRIAPEHPLVQRGMALGRRTFGSVTLSDQSMMPFTTVKIGPGDSARSHTPDEYILLSEIRQGIQGYVDLLTGLEL
- the argC gene encoding N-acetyl-gamma-glutamyl-phosphate reductase; the protein is MKIKVGIVGGAGYTAGELIRILLHHEFVELGGIVSSSNAGNPVYQVHDDLVGETDLVFASELVGDEDVVFLCLGHGNSKAWLEKHELPETTHIIDLSNDFRLEADAEFHGREFVYGLPELNKSRIQQAQSIANPGCFATAIQLALLPLAQAGKLTDDVHVSAITGSTGAGQSLSETVHFSWRTNNVSIYKPFTHQHLGEIGESLAQLQTPLELDIHFIPYRGNFSRGIFASVYTPSDLTQEEARALYQKFYADAPFTTVSDKEIHLKQVVNTNKCLLHVQKFGKQLLITSVIDNLVKGASGQAIQNMNLLFGLPETTGLNLKAGLF
- the argB gene encoding acetylglutamate kinase, with amino-acid sequence MSNILKIFKIGGGIIDDEQQLRLFLAELAQVPEQKILVHGGGKGASQMLTDLGIAPKMVQGRRITDAATLDIVTMFYAGKTNKQIVALLQSYGVDALGLSGADGNAIRATRRPVQEIDYGFVGDLPLDSINTGLVNQLLRAGLTPVFCAITHDGQGQLLNTNADTIASTLARALADLYEVELHFCFEKDGVLADINDEQSVIPRITAEQYQQLKAEGVIAAGMVPKLDNAFAALAAGVERVVIENALKINEPVKTILCQQ